A region from the Cellvibrio sp. PSBB006 genome encodes:
- a CDS encoding RICIN domain-containing protein yields the protein MLIKTLFTKALFLVTVTVFASSSFAQISNGRYIITNQLSGKALDVTNSSQDDGANIIQWTYLGNPNQQWDVTNLGNGYYSIRAAHSGKSVDVFEWNSNDGAGARQWTWLNGENQHWAIDNVGNNTFAITSRFSAKALEVFEFNTADGGDIRLWTYWGGASQQWRFDPVSTGGGNNGSITGATCNSTGSTSVSSTIRVTSGTYDGGCRTFNPTSALGDGGQSESQQPAFRVENGATLRNVIIGNNGVDGIHVYSGGTLDNIRWTNVGEDAMTIKSSGTVNVRNISGYNGEDKFFQVNAASTLNVSNCVVDNMGKFLRQNGGTTFRAIVNVDRCQISNMNEGIFRSDSPNSEARITNSRLRNAGSICIGNWASCTSSGITNY from the coding sequence ATGTTAATTAAAACGCTTTTTACTAAAGCCCTGTTTCTCGTCACAGTCACGGTGTTTGCGTCGTCCTCCTTCGCGCAGATTTCCAATGGACGTTACATCATCACTAACCAACTGAGCGGTAAAGCGTTGGACGTGACCAACAGCAGTCAAGATGATGGTGCCAACATTATTCAGTGGACGTACCTTGGCAATCCCAATCAGCAGTGGGACGTTACCAATCTCGGTAATGGGTACTATTCCATTCGTGCCGCGCACAGCGGTAAGTCAGTGGATGTCTTTGAATGGAACAGTAACGACGGTGCCGGGGCGCGTCAGTGGACCTGGTTGAACGGTGAGAATCAGCATTGGGCAATCGATAACGTCGGTAATAACACCTTTGCGATTACCTCCCGTTTTTCCGCCAAAGCGCTTGAGGTATTTGAGTTCAACACTGCCGATGGTGGCGATATCCGCCTCTGGACGTATTGGGGTGGTGCCAGCCAGCAATGGCGTTTCGATCCGGTCTCTACCGGTGGTGGCAATAATGGCAGTATTACCGGCGCTACCTGTAACTCAACGGGAAGTACTTCGGTTTCATCCACCATCCGCGTGACGAGCGGTACTTATGATGGTGGTTGCCGGACGTTCAACCCCACATCTGCCTTGGGCGATGGCGGTCAAAGCGAAAGCCAGCAACCCGCGTTCCGCGTCGAGAACGGTGCGACTTTGCGCAATGTGATCATCGGCAATAACGGTGTTGATGGTATTCACGTTTACAGCGGCGGGACACTGGATAACATTCGTTGGACCAACGTTGGTGAAGATGCGATGACCATCAAATCGTCCGGCACAGTAAATGTGCGCAATATCTCCGGCTACAATGGGGAAGATAAATTTTTTCAAGTCAATGCAGCATCGACCTTGAACGTATCCAATTGTGTCGTTGATAACATGGGTAAATTTTTGCGGCAGAATGGCGGGACAACATTCAGAGCGATTGTGAATGTTGATCGTTGCCAGATTTCCAATATGAATGAAGGAATCTTCCGTAGCGACAGCCCAAACAGTGAAGCCAGAATTACCAACAGCCGCTTGAGAAATGCCGGATCAATTTGTATCGGTAACTGGGCTAGTTGTACATCCTCGGGCATTACTAACTACTGA
- a CDS encoding ferredoxin--NADP reductase yields MAAVEPEKVLSVHHWNESLFSFTTTRSDSLRFESGQFVMIGLHVDGRPLLRAYSIASATYDEHLEFFSIKVPNGPLTSRLQHLKVGDDLLVGRKPTGSLLLTDLKPGKHLYFLSTGTGLAPFLSLIRDPEAYEQYEKIILVHGVRTVSELAYADFITKELPEHEYLGEDVREKLIYYPTVTREPFRNQGRLTDLIESGKLFDDIGLPPLNPETDRAMLCGSPAMLEDTCALLNARGFNISPRIGEAGDYVIERAFVEK; encoded by the coding sequence ATGGCAGCCGTTGAACCGGAAAAAGTGTTAAGCGTTCACCACTGGAATGAATCACTGTTCAGCTTCACCACCACACGCAGCGACTCCCTGCGTTTTGAAAGCGGCCAATTTGTGATGATCGGTTTACACGTCGACGGGCGTCCACTATTGCGCGCCTACAGTATCGCCAGCGCCACCTACGACGAGCACCTGGAGTTTTTCAGTATTAAAGTCCCCAACGGCCCCCTGACCTCGCGCTTACAACATCTGAAAGTGGGTGACGATCTACTGGTCGGCCGCAAACCCACCGGCTCACTGCTGCTGACGGATTTAAAACCCGGCAAGCATTTGTATTTTTTAAGCACCGGTACCGGGCTCGCACCTTTTCTCAGTTTAATTCGCGATCCAGAAGCCTATGAGCAATACGAAAAAATTATTCTGGTGCACGGCGTACGCACGGTCAGCGAACTGGCTTATGCGGATTTCATCACCAAAGAATTGCCGGAGCATGAATACCTCGGCGAAGATGTGCGCGAGAAATTAATTTATTATCCCACCGTTACTCGCGAACCTTTTCGCAATCAGGGGCGCTTGACCGACTTGATTGAAAGCGGAAAATTGTTTGACGATATCGGTTTGCCACCGCTCAACCCGGAAACCGATCGCGCGATGTTGTGTGGCAGCCCTGCGATGCTGGAAGACACCTGCGCGCTGTTAAACGCACGCGGCTTTAATATTTCTCCACGTATCGGTGAAGCCGGTGATTACGTGATTGAGCGGGCGTTTGTGGAAAAATAA
- a CDS encoding FAD-binding protein: protein MSTLIIAEHDQQSLRASTRSAITAAAVLGDAIDVLVAGENIGVIAEQIARLNGVRRVRVADDARYANLLAENFAPLIVSIASEYQAIIGAATSFGKNLLPRVAALLDVDMVSEVTAIIDSNTYVRPIYAGHLNATVRNDAAIKIFTIRATAFEPAIEGENLAAIAPLAATEATTLARWVSSAIQKSERPELSTARVVVSGGRSLGSAEKFQQLLSPLATKLNAAIGATRAAVDAGIAPNEYQVGQTGTVVAPDLYIAVGVSGATQHIAGIKDSRVIVAINHDPDAQIFQWADYGLVADLFDSVTELEKSLLH, encoded by the coding sequence ATGAGTACGTTAATCATCGCTGAACATGATCAACAGAGTTTGCGTGCATCTACACGCTCAGCCATTACCGCCGCTGCGGTATTGGGTGATGCCATTGATGTGTTGGTTGCCGGCGAAAATATTGGTGTGATTGCCGAACAAATTGCGCGGCTCAACGGTGTCAGACGCGTTCGCGTTGCCGATGACGCACGCTATGCAAACCTGCTGGCTGAAAACTTCGCACCGTTAATTGTGAGCATCGCTAGCGAATACCAGGCGATCATCGGTGCGGCTACCAGCTTCGGTAAAAATCTGTTGCCGCGTGTGGCAGCGCTGTTGGATGTCGATATGGTGTCAGAAGTCACCGCCATTATTGACAGCAACACCTATGTGCGCCCGATTTATGCCGGACATTTAAACGCGACGGTGCGTAACGATGCTGCCATTAAAATCTTCACTATCCGCGCAACAGCATTTGAACCGGCAATCGAAGGTGAAAACCTGGCAGCGATTGCCCCCCTGGCAGCAACAGAAGCAACAACCCTGGCGCGCTGGGTCAGCAGCGCTATTCAAAAGAGTGAACGCCCCGAATTGAGCACTGCTCGCGTTGTTGTCAGTGGCGGCCGTTCATTGGGTAGCGCTGAAAAATTCCAGCAACTGTTATCGCCCCTCGCCACCAAACTGAATGCCGCGATCGGCGCTACCCGCGCGGCGGTAGATGCCGGTATTGCACCCAATGAATATCAGGTCGGGCAAACGGGAACAGTTGTTGCACCGGATTTGTATATTGCCGTCGGTGTATCCGGCGCAACCCAACATATCGCAGGTATTAAAGATAGCCGCGTGATTGTTGCCATCAACCACGACCCGGACGCGCAGATTTTCCAATGGGCCGATTACGGTTTGGTAGCCGACCTGTTCGACTCCGTCACCGAACTGGAAAAATCCCTGCTCCACTAA
- a CDS encoding electron transfer flavoprotein subunit beta/FixA family protein: protein MKVVVSIKRVVDHNIRVRPKADGSDVDTATLKMSINPFDEHAVEEAVRLKEAGLVSEIVAVTIGNAQHHDVLRHALAMGADRAILIDGDAELSSRATAKLLLAIAKREQPDLFLLGKQAIDADAAETGQMLAALWNVGQGTFASKITLNDNQAVVTREVDGGQETVELALPAVVTADLRLNEPRYLKLPNLMQAKKKPLETLAIADLGVDTSSQLQLVKVEEPPARSPGVKVANVQELIDKLRHDARISL, encoded by the coding sequence ATGAAGGTGGTAGTCAGTATCAAGCGCGTCGTGGATCACAACATCCGCGTTCGCCCCAAGGCGGACGGTTCCGATGTGGACACCGCGACCCTCAAGATGAGTATCAATCCATTTGATGAACATGCGGTTGAAGAAGCGGTGCGATTGAAAGAAGCCGGGCTGGTCAGCGAGATTGTGGCCGTCACCATCGGCAATGCCCAGCATCACGATGTACTGCGTCACGCCCTGGCCATGGGTGCGGACCGCGCTATTTTGATTGACGGCGACGCGGAGCTGTCATCCCGCGCGACAGCAAAGCTCCTGCTGGCCATTGCCAAACGCGAGCAGCCGGATCTGTTCCTGCTCGGCAAACAGGCGATTGATGCAGATGCCGCTGAAACCGGTCAGATGCTGGCGGCTTTGTGGAATGTCGGCCAAGGCACCTTCGCGTCAAAAATTACCCTCAACGACAACCAAGCAGTGGTCACCCGCGAAGTCGACGGTGGCCAGGAAACTGTTGAATTGGCCCTGCCTGCGGTCGTCACCGCCGACTTGCGCCTTAACGAACCGCGCTATTTGAAATTACCCAACCTGATGCAAGCGAAGAAAAAGCCGTTGGAAACACTGGCCATTGCAGACCTAGGTGTGGACACCAGCAGTCAATTGCAGTTAGTGAAAGTGGAAGAACCGCCGGCACGCTCACCCGGTGTCAAGGTTGCCAACGTGCAGGAACTGATCGATAAATTGCGTCACGACGCGAGGATTTCATTATGA
- a CDS encoding LysR family transcriptional regulator — protein sequence MKYSLRQLEVFVAIGRQESVSRAAEALSLSQSATSMALSELEKQFDTRLFDRHGKRLQLNERGRQILPQAIELLDRAEQLESMLAGGSGLGSLRIGATLTVGNYLATMLIGEYMHRHPGTRVKLEVHNTAMVVEQVAHLKLDFGLIEGDSQHPDLEITPWVDDELVIFAAPDHPLAGRNQVTLDDVTREAWILREAGSGTRQVFDAAFRHVLNKLDIRLELEHTEAIKRAVEAGMGIGCISRLALKDAFRRGSLIPLNIPGLDLKRQFNFVLHRQKFRTAGIEAFLDLCREVARGAARSDEIVMKRPDGQPMEYR from the coding sequence ATGAAATACTCACTACGCCAATTGGAAGTCTTTGTTGCCATCGGTCGCCAGGAGAGCGTCTCCCGGGCGGCGGAGGCTTTGTCTTTGTCCCAATCTGCCACCAGCATGGCCCTGTCCGAGCTGGAAAAGCAGTTTGACACGCGCTTATTTGATCGCCACGGTAAGCGTTTGCAGCTCAATGAGCGGGGGCGGCAGATATTGCCCCAGGCCATAGAATTGCTGGATCGGGCGGAGCAGTTGGAATCCATGCTGGCCGGCGGTAGTGGCCTTGGGTCGTTACGTATCGGGGCTACGCTGACGGTGGGTAATTATTTGGCAACGATGCTGATTGGCGAATATATGCATCGCCATCCCGGCACGCGCGTCAAACTTGAAGTGCACAATACCGCCATGGTGGTGGAGCAAGTCGCTCACTTGAAGCTCGACTTTGGTTTAATTGAAGGCGACAGTCAGCATCCCGATCTGGAAATTACGCCCTGGGTGGATGACGAACTGGTGATCTTTGCCGCACCGGACCACCCGCTGGCGGGGCGAAACCAGGTGACGCTGGATGATGTCACCAGAGAGGCCTGGATCTTGCGCGAAGCCGGTTCCGGTACCCGGCAGGTCTTTGATGCGGCGTTTCGTCATGTGCTGAATAAACTGGATATTCGGCTGGAATTGGAACACACCGAAGCGATCAAACGGGCGGTGGAGGCGGGTATGGGCATCGGCTGTATCTCGCGTCTGGCATTAAAAGATGCGTTTCGGCGCGGCAGTTTAATACCGCTTAATATTCCCGGCCTGGACCTGAAACGCCAATTTAATTTTGTGCTGCATCGCCAGAAATTTCGCACGGCGGGTATCGAAGCCTTTTTGGATTTATGCCGCGAAGTTGCCCGCGGTGCAGCGCGCAGCGATGAAATTGTAATGAAGCGGCCCGATGGCCAGCCGATGGAATATCGTTAA
- a CDS encoding electron transfer flavoprotein-ubiquinone oxidoreductase: MQRDSMQYDVVIVGAGPSGLAAAIRLKQQAAAQQREVSVCVLEKASAVGMHILSGAVIDPVALNELIPDWQAQGAPVYAPVTSDNFFVLDEKKSHAIPHVLLPPLMHNKNTYIVSLGKVCQWLGEQAEVLGVEIYPGFAAAEVLYDEQGAVKGVATGDMGIAKDGQHKPEYTPGMELHARYTLFAEGARGSLTRELETRFNLRADAQHQHYGLGFKEIWQIAPEKYRAGSVIHTLGWPLDKDTGGGGFIYHQAENQVAVGFVVHLNYRNPYLSPFDEFQRFKTHPLVRDLLSGGERIAYGARAISEGGIQSLPKLVFPGGALIGCAAGMVNVPRIKGSHNAMKSGMLAADAALAAITSDRAQDELVQYAEDFKTSWAYKDLDKVRNVKPALSKFGTWGGMLYAGIDMWLASLGLRLPWTLRHKNPDNDSLQTVQVAQPIHYDKPDGQLTFDRLSSIALSNISHEDNQPNHLTLKDDTIPVAYNLPTFDAPEQRYCPAGVYEILPGDAGPRLQINAQNCIHCKTCDIKDPKQNIVWKTPEGGSGPAYIGM, encoded by the coding sequence ATGCAACGTGACAGCATGCAGTATGACGTGGTTATCGTGGGTGCAGGTCCTTCCGGATTAGCGGCGGCCATCCGCCTGAAGCAGCAGGCCGCTGCACAACAGCGGGAGGTCAGTGTGTGTGTGTTGGAAAAAGCCTCAGCGGTGGGCATGCATATTCTTTCCGGCGCCGTGATTGATCCTGTTGCCTTGAATGAATTAATACCCGATTGGCAGGCGCAGGGCGCGCCGGTTTATGCGCCGGTAACAAGCGATAATTTTTTTGTCCTCGATGAAAAAAAATCCCACGCTATTCCGCATGTGTTATTGCCGCCCTTGATGCACAACAAAAATACGTACATCGTCAGTCTCGGCAAGGTATGCCAGTGGTTAGGCGAACAGGCCGAAGTACTGGGCGTAGAAATTTATCCCGGTTTTGCTGCAGCGGAAGTCTTGTACGACGAACAGGGTGCCGTGAAAGGTGTTGCGACCGGCGATATGGGCATTGCCAAAGATGGCCAGCATAAACCGGAATACACACCGGGTATGGAATTGCATGCGCGTTACACGTTATTTGCCGAGGGCGCGCGCGGTTCACTGACGCGGGAACTGGAAACACGTTTTAATCTGCGCGCTGACGCACAGCATCAACATTATGGTTTGGGTTTTAAGGAAATCTGGCAAATTGCACCAGAGAAATACCGCGCGGGTTCGGTGATCCATACGCTGGGCTGGCCGCTGGACAAAGACACTGGCGGCGGTGGTTTTATCTATCACCAGGCGGAGAATCAGGTGGCTGTCGGTTTCGTGGTGCATTTGAATTACCGCAATCCGTACCTTTCACCCTTCGATGAATTCCAGCGTTTTAAAACCCATCCGCTGGTGCGCGATCTGTTAAGCGGTGGCGAACGTATTGCCTATGGCGCGCGCGCGATTTCCGAGGGCGGTATTCAATCGCTGCCGAAACTGGTGTTCCCCGGTGGTGCCTTGATCGGTTGTGCGGCGGGCATGGTTAACGTGCCGCGCATCAAAGGTTCACACAACGCCATGAAGTCCGGCATGCTCGCCGCCGATGCGGCGCTGGCGGCGATCACGAGTGATCGTGCGCAAGATGAGCTGGTGCAATACGCCGAGGATTTCAAAACCTCTTGGGCTTATAAAGATCTGGATAAAGTCCGCAATGTAAAACCGGCGCTGAGTAAATTCGGCACCTGGGGGGGTATGTTGTACGCCGGTATTGATATGTGGCTGGCCAGTCTGGGTTTGCGTTTGCCCTGGACCTTGCGCCATAAAAATCCCGACAATGACAGTTTGCAGACGGTTCAGGTGGCGCAACCGATTCATTATGACAAGCCGGACGGACAACTGACCTTTGATCGTCTGTCTTCCATTGCACTATCCAACATCAGTCACGAAGACAACCAACCCAATCACCTCACGTTAAAAGATGACACTATTCCTGTGGCTTACAATCTGCCCACATTTGATGCACCGGAGCAGCGCTATTGTCCGGCGGGTGTCTATGAAATTCTGCCCGGCGATGCGGGGCCGCGTTTGCAGATCAACGCGCAAAACTGTATCCATTGCAAAACCTGCGACATCAAAGACCCCAAGCAGAATATTGTGTGGAAGACGCCGGAGGGAGGTAGCGGCCCGGCGTATATTGGCATGTGA
- a CDS encoding LytTR family DNA-binding domain-containing protein, with amino-acid sequence MSNSTSLFNDVPLGLQRREISASVVGWGGYMVALSCYCTLYQALLMPTPPDFVGSLVWAVREWIVWLLITPLVFKSLRRNINGSLFSYLRVGFIILVATVSFRVSVDVITDTRSVAASVMVFVPRYIAAVAVVLSLWHIYLLKSLTPPVSRPSAPALLAPSVVDKPENKASYPSVILVSKGSDQCLLQINKLECVVAARNYVELFADGDQPYLLRMTMSDVQALLPPADFVRIHRSHIVNIHAIERIKRQSSGNDLVRLRSGRELNIGRKFKEALDQFDVIN; translated from the coding sequence ATGTCTAACTCCACATCACTTTTCAATGATGTTCCGCTTGGTTTACAGCGCCGCGAAATCAGTGCGTCGGTGGTGGGTTGGGGCGGTTACATGGTGGCGCTTAGTTGTTATTGCACCCTCTATCAAGCCTTGCTGATGCCCACGCCGCCGGACTTTGTCGGTTCACTGGTCTGGGCGGTGCGTGAGTGGATTGTGTGGTTGTTGATTACGCCGCTGGTGTTCAAATCCTTGCGTCGCAATATCAATGGCAGCCTGTTTAGTTACTTGCGGGTCGGGTTCATCATCCTTGTGGCAACGGTGTCCTTTCGTGTCAGTGTTGATGTGATTACTGACACGCGCAGTGTCGCCGCGAGTGTGATGGTCTTTGTGCCGCGTTATATTGCGGCGGTGGCGGTGGTGTTATCGCTGTGGCATATCTATCTATTGAAATCGCTGACGCCGCCAGTTTCCAGACCATCGGCGCCTGCACTTCTCGCACCATCGGTTGTTGATAAGCCAGAGAACAAGGCGTCTTACCCGTCCGTCATCCTGGTCAGCAAAGGCAGCGACCAATGCCTGTTACAAATTAATAAACTCGAATGTGTCGTGGCCGCGCGCAATTATGTGGAGTTATTTGCGGATGGCGACCAACCTTATTTGCTGCGCATGACCATGAGTGATGTGCAGGCGCTGTTACCGCCCGCCGATTTTGTCCGCATCCACCGCTCGCATATCGTCAACATCCACGCCATCGAACGCATCAAACGTCAATCGTCCGGCAACGATCTGGTCCGTTTACGTAGCGGGCGGGAGTTGAACATCGGGCGTAAATTCAAGGAAGCCCTGGATCAGTTCGATGTGATTAATTAG
- a CDS encoding (2Fe-2S)-binding protein, producing MSDNENESVSLSRRGFFRASFRASAGGAALMAGQGALADAPDQPKPLDARALVPITLQVNQRTHEVKVDVRTSLLDTLREHLQLTGTKKGCDHGQCGACTVMINGRTVASCLTLAVTAQGQNIRTIEGLAPSDTELHPLQAAFIKHDAFQCGYCTSGQIMAGLQCIESGLATSPESIREAMSGNLCRCAAYPNIVAAIADAANVMEG from the coding sequence ATGTCAGATAACGAAAATGAATCCGTGTCCTTGAGTCGCCGAGGCTTCTTTCGCGCCTCTTTTCGCGCGTCTGCCGGGGGCGCTGCCCTGATGGCAGGGCAGGGAGCCCTGGCCGACGCGCCGGATCAACCTAAGCCGCTGGATGCCCGCGCGCTTGTGCCCATCACCCTTCAGGTTAACCAACGTACCCATGAGGTGAAGGTCGATGTCCGCACCAGCCTGCTGGATACCCTGCGCGAACACTTGCAGCTGACCGGCACCAAGAAAGGCTGTGACCACGGCCAGTGTGGCGCCTGTACGGTGATGATCAATGGCCGGACGGTGGCCTCCTGTCTGACGCTGGCGGTGACTGCCCAAGGGCAGAATATCCGTACCATCGAAGGACTGGCGCCGAGCGATACTGAGCTTCACCCCCTGCAAGCGGCGTTTATCAAACACGATGCCTTCCAGTGCGGCTACTGCACCTCGGGCCAGATTATGGCCGGATTGCAGTGCATTGAGAGCGGCCTGGCCACATCACCTGAATCCATCCGCGAAGCCATGAGTGGCAACCTGTGCCGTTGCGCGGCTTATCCCAATATTGTGGCCGCCATTGCAGATGCCGCCAACGTGATGGAGGGCTGA
- a CDS encoding xanthine dehydrogenase family protein subunit M yields the protein MQPFHHFRINTVDEAVQLASQAHQRGQAVRYLAGGTTLVDLMRLEVINPLVVIDLGNLLDSHTASARVHDGRLSLSAFASMAEVERDPVVRRQAPVIAESLAQAASQQIRNMASLGGNLLQETRCPYYRDTAWEACNRRNPGSGCAALNGANRQHALLGGNNTCVATYPGDLAQALIALDARLTIHGPAGQRQLAVADLYGLDPYPGKPQLQPAELISAIHIPVGAHARRSCYVKVRDRSSFAFALASAAVALRLDRARVGEVHIALGGVASMPWRASQAEQFLIGKRLDEATAEAASRVAFAESRPLSDNGFKVELGVQTLTRALLQAQAMEV from the coding sequence ATGCAACCTTTCCATCACTTTCGGATAAACACGGTAGATGAAGCGGTACAACTGGCCAGCCAGGCACATCAGCGCGGTCAGGCGGTTCGTTACCTCGCCGGCGGTACCACCCTGGTGGATCTGATGCGTCTGGAGGTTATCAACCCGCTGGTGGTTATTGACCTCGGTAATCTGCTGGACAGTCATACAGCGTCCGCGCGCGTGCATGACGGTCGCTTGAGCTTGAGCGCCTTTGCATCCATGGCTGAAGTAGAGCGGGACCCAGTGGTGCGTCGTCAGGCACCGGTCATCGCAGAGTCACTGGCGCAGGCGGCCAGCCAGCAGATTCGCAATATGGCGTCGCTGGGCGGTAATCTCTTGCAGGAAACCCGCTGTCCCTACTATCGCGATACTGCCTGGGAAGCCTGCAACCGGCGCAACCCCGGTTCCGGGTGTGCAGCGCTGAACGGCGCGAACCGACAACATGCATTGTTGGGCGGGAATAACACCTGCGTGGCAACTTATCCCGGCGATCTGGCGCAAGCCCTGATTGCGCTGGATGCCCGGCTGACGATTCACGGGCCGGCGGGGCAGCGCCAGCTTGCTGTGGCTGACTTGTATGGTCTTGATCCCTATCCGGGTAAACCGCAATTGCAACCGGCTGAGCTGATCAGCGCTATTCATATTCCTGTCGGTGCCCATGCGCGCCGTTCCTGCTATGTGAAGGTGCGCGACCGCAGCAGTTTTGCCTTTGCCCTTGCCTCGGCGGCGGTCGCGCTGAGGCTGGATCGTGCCCGTGTAGGTGAGGTGCATATCGCCCTGGGCGGTGTGGCCAGTATGCCTTGGCGGGCGAGCCAGGCTGAGCAATTCCTGATCGGCAAACGCCTTGATGAGGCAACCGCCGAAGCCGCCAGCCGTGTGGCTTTTGCCGAAAGCCGCCCATTATCCGACAACGGTTTCAAGGTGGAGTTGGGTGTGCAGACCCTAACGCGCGCCTTGTTGCAAGCCCAAGCCATGGAGGTCTAG